The following are encoded together in the Budorcas taxicolor isolate Tak-1 chromosome 4, Takin1.1, whole genome shotgun sequence genome:
- the LOC128046752 gene encoding serine protease 1 gives MKTFIFLALLGAAVAFPVDDDDKIVGGYTCGANTVPYQVSLNSGYHFCGGSLINSQWVVSAAHCYKSGIQVRLGENNINVVEGNEQFISASKSIVHPSYNSNTLNNDIMLIKLKSAASLNSRVASVSLPTSCASAGTQCLISGWGNTKSSGTSYPDVLQCLKAPILSDSSCKSAYPGQITSNMFCAGYLEGGKDSCQGDSGGPVVCSGKLQGIVSWGYGCAQKNKPGVYTKVCNYVSWIQQTIASN, from the exons ATGAAGACCTTCATCTTTCTGGCTCTCCTGGGAGCTGCTG TTGCTTTCCCCGTGGACGATGATGACAAGATCGTGGGCGGCTACACCTGTGGGGCAAATACTGTCCCCTACCAAGTGTCCCTGAACTCTGGCTACCACTTCTGCGGGGGCTCCCTCATCAACAGCCAGTGGGTGGTGTCTGCGGCTCACTGCTACAAGTC CGGAATCCAAGTGCGTCTGGGAGAAAACAACATTAATGTGGTTGAGGGCAATGAGCAATTCATCAGCGCATCCAAGAGCATCGTCCATCCCAGCTACAACTCAAACACCTTAAACAACGACATCATGCTGATTAAACTGAAATCAGCTGCCAGTCTCAACAGCCGAGTAGCCTCTGTCTCTCTGCCAACATCCTGCGCCTCTGCTGGCACCCAGTGTCTCATCTCTGGCTGGGGCAACACCAAGAGCAGCGGCA CCAGCTACCCTGATGTCCTGCAGTGTCTGAAGGCCCCCATCCTATCTGACAGCTCTTGCAAGAGTGCCTACCCAGGCCAGATCACCAGCAACATGTTCTGTGCAGGCTACCTGGAGGGCGGAAAGGACTCCTGCCAG GGTGACTCTGGCGGCCCTGTGGTCTGCAGTGGAAAGCTTCAGGGCATTGTCTCCTGGGGCTATGGCTGTGCTCAGAAAAACAAGCCTGGGGTCTACACCAAGGTCTGCAACTACGTGAGCTGGATTCAGCAGACCATCGCTTCCAACTAA